Genomic DNA from Prevotella intermedia ATCC 25611 = DSM 20706:
TTTCCTTTGCGAAATCGGTGGTCGGACGTGCCTTGAAGGTACGTGGAATGTCGAAATGTCTGCCTTTGAACTGTCCTGTTATTATGCGCATAGGGTGTTCTTTATCGTTTCTTTTAATCCAAATACAACGCTTTCAGGTCGTAGGGTATATCGTTTCGCTTTGCCATTTCAGCATTGTTGAAATCGGTTTCTATGTTCATGATGTAGTTCCGACTGATGAATTGCTGCAACTCGCCACGCATTTCGTCGCGGTTGGGAACGTTGCCCACCATATAGAGTTCGTTGTCGCCACGGTCCATTCCCATCAGTTTCCACACGTAAAGCAGGAAATAGAGAATGTCGCTCGTACCTGTTGCCTCATACGAATTGCTGAATTCGAACCTGTTGCGCTGAAATCTCATCACCTCCATACGCTTGTCGTGGAAGTAGGCAAAGAGCTTTTGGCGGGTGCCCGTGAACGCACGTCGATACAAATGTGTCCATACCGCCTGCATCAGGGGTTGCACGCGTATGTCGGCGAAGTGGTCGTCTACCACCATCTTCAGGTCTTTGTTCACCGCAAACACCGCTACGGCATTCAGCTCGGGCAGTATGCTCGTTACAATGTCCTCGCTGCGCTGCCATTTAAAAGTGTGCTTGTAGAGCGTTTCCACGTCTTGTTCACGATATTCGTCTAACGGAACAAGCATTGCGGGCGTGTCTACCACCAACAATACACGCTTATAGCCACTCTGCAAGAGTTCCGATTTCTTGAAAGCCTCGCGCAGATTGGCGGCTATGGATATGCTGTTGTTCAGCTCGTAAGGCTCAAACACGATGTTGTCATCGGCTTGTGGGTCGCCAACGGCGAACATCATACTGCCCTCGCCAATGCGTATGGTGAGGCGTATGCGTTTATCGGATATGTTGTTGTCTATCTGAACCATCGTTTATAAGTGCTGCAAACTTACGCATTTTTTTCCGATTATGCTGCCTTTCGCATTATAAATATTGTATATAAGGAGTGCTTCGGGAGTAATTTCCTGCACAAATGGAAAGCTGCCGAATAAAAAATGGCTAACTTTGCACGGCGAGAAATAAGCACATCAAAGAATGATACAAGACGAATTGGTTTACCAAATACTGCAAGACTTCGGCTTTGAACCCACGCAAGACCAACGGAACGCCTTGCACATCTTTGCCCGTTTTATGACCGACAGAAGCGAAAACGCAGCGATGATACTGCGTGGAAGCGCGGGTACGGGCAAGACTTCGCTTGCCGGAGCCATTGTAAGAGCCGTGAACCGACTACGCATTAAGGTGTCGTTG
This window encodes:
- a CDS encoding DUF3822 family protein, giving the protein MVQIDNNISDKRIRLTIRIGEGSMMFAVGDPQADDNIVFEPYELNNSISIAANLREAFKKSELLQSGYKRVLLVVDTPAMLVPLDEYREQDVETLYKHTFKWQRSEDIVTSILPELNAVAVFAVNKDLKMVVDDHFADIRVQPLMQAVWTHLYRRAFTGTRQKLFAYFHDKRMEVMRFQRNRFEFSNSYEATGTSDILYFLLYVWKLMGMDRGDNELYMVGNVPNRDEMRGELQQFISRNYIMNIETDFNNAEMAKRNDIPYDLKALYLD